One genomic window of Caldivirga maquilingensis IC-167 includes the following:
- a CDS encoding arginase family protein, producing the protein MSNLRNDPPFLRKSMYKFIKDPGDVRIGEVVKRDWISGDVGILGVPWDGAVGTRPGSRLAPSRIRSLLYTQPYTFHDLTIIDFGDVDVVIGDHNETWRRTEATVSEALGLVKELIVIGGDSTISYATFRGLRRTTDNLAYILFDAHPDVRLVDEGLTSGQVVRWIRSISSNAYIAIIGVRKYSNAPYLFSESEKLGIKVYTMDQVDSMGIEAVVNDIENNVKNRITHVSINLDVVDPAFAPGVNSPSPGGFTSREVIRIIAELSRRIRPRVFDVVEVTPPFDNNDLTSMLASVIIMNAIWVKQLP; encoded by the coding sequence ATGAGTAATTTAAGGAATGATCCACCTTTCTTAAGGAAATCCATGTATAAGTTCATTAAGGATCCTGGTGATGTTAGGATTGGTGAGGTTGTTAAAAGGGATTGGATTAGTGGGGACGTGGGAATACTGGGTGTACCATGGGATGGGGCAGTGGGTACTAGGCCTGGTTCCAGACTTGCCCCATCTAGAATTAGAAGCCTTCTCTATACTCAACCTTACACATTTCATGACTTAACCATTATTGATTTCGGTGATGTTGATGTTGTTATTGGTGACCACAATGAGACTTGGCGTAGAACCGAGGCCACTGTTTCTGAGGCTTTAGGCTTAGTTAAGGAGCTTATCGTCATTGGTGGTGATAGTACAATATCCTACGCTACTTTCAGGGGCTTGAGGAGGACCACTGATAACTTAGCTTACATACTTTTTGATGCTCACCCAGATGTTAGACTGGTGGATGAGGGATTAACCAGTGGTCAAGTGGTTAGATGGATTAGGAGTATTAGTTCAAACGCGTATATTGCTATAATTGGGGTTAGGAAATACTCAAATGCACCCTACCTATTCAGTGAATCTGAGAAGTTGGGAATCAAGGTCTATACTATGGATCAAGTGGACTCAATGGGTATAGAAGCCGTGGTGAATGATATTGAGAATAATGTGAAGAATAGGATCACCCATGTGAGCATTAACCTTGATGTTGTTGATCCAGCCTTCGCCCCAGGCGTTAATAGTCCATCACCAGGGGGATTCACTTCAAGGGAAGTAATTAGGATTATTGCGGAATTAAGTAGGAGAATAAGGCCTAGGGTTTTTGATGTTGTTGAGGTTACGCCACCCTTTGATAATAATGATTTAACAAGTATGCTGGCTTCAGTAATAATAATGAATGCAATATGGGTTAAGCAATTGCCTTAA
- a CDS encoding aromatic amino acid ammonia-lyase — translation MTVEIGERINLVDVVNVARNHEEVKVSERALNLMNKSLDVLEKAVNSGIKIYGVNTGLGDLHNVTVNPEDVARYSLEMLIDHSMGVGDYAPDDWVRATMLIRAHQLSLGYSGIRGRIIERLIQFLNLNITPLVPKYGSVGASGDLAPLAHIALALLGKGLVKYRNEVMNSAEVFKALGLDELRLGYKEALSLINGTSYSAALASLGIWDAYTLIRAAMAIIILMIEASRASIRPLSIEVNSIKLHYGEVEVARIIQESLSDSANVNTSGRVQDPYSIRCIPQVIGPIMDALSWSLRNIMNEVNSVSDNPVIINDNVYSTCHFHGQYLALSTDLLNTSLSTLGNLLERQIAQLMRREINNTSNYLANGPWRIGLMLTQYAAAALTARLRELASPSIIHNIPTSGLQEDVNSMSVNSAIKLHEVNSLMKWLISLLAYVSYSVINANNGCVNCGKVSMHVYDIINRYVTGSQSHHEAVAKLTNSINELASLINLKIDHLA, via the coding sequence ATGACGGTGGAAATTGGGGAAAGAATTAACCTTGTTGATGTGGTTAATGTTGCTCGAAACCACGAGGAGGTTAAGGTAAGTGAACGTGCCTTAAATTTAATGAATAAATCACTGGATGTGCTTGAGAAAGCCGTTAACAGTGGCATTAAGATTTATGGTGTTAACACTGGTCTTGGTGACTTACATAATGTTACCGTTAATCCGGAGGATGTTGCAAGGTACTCGCTGGAGATGCTTATTGATCATTCCATGGGTGTTGGTGATTACGCACCTGATGATTGGGTTAGGGCTACCATGTTAATTAGGGCGCATCAATTATCATTGGGTTATAGCGGCATTAGGGGTCGAATTATTGAAAGATTAATTCAATTCCTAAACCTCAACATAACTCCACTTGTCCCCAAGTATGGATCAGTGGGGGCATCCGGTGACTTAGCACCCCTGGCTCACATAGCCCTTGCATTACTCGGTAAGGGTTTGGTTAAGTATCGCAATGAAGTCATGAATAGCGCTGAGGTGTTTAAGGCATTGGGTCTTGATGAATTAAGGCTTGGTTATAAGGAGGCATTATCGTTAATTAATGGAACCAGCTACAGCGCTGCCCTAGCCTCCTTGGGTATTTGGGATGCATACACATTGATAAGGGCTGCAATGGCAATTATCATACTTATGATTGAGGCTTCACGGGCAAGTATACGGCCACTCAGTATTGAGGTTAACTCCATTAAGCTGCATTATGGTGAAGTTGAAGTGGCGAGAATTATACAGGAGTCGCTAAGTGATAGTGCGAATGTAAACACCAGTGGTAGGGTTCAGGACCCATACTCAATTAGATGTATTCCACAGGTAATTGGACCTATTATGGATGCATTATCATGGTCCCTACGCAATATTATGAATGAGGTTAACTCCGTGAGTGATAACCCAGTGATTATTAATGATAACGTATACTCAACATGCCACTTCCACGGCCAATACCTGGCATTATCCACTGACCTCCTCAACACATCATTATCCACCCTAGGCAACCTACTTGAGAGGCAGATAGCCCAATTAATGAGGAGGGAAATAAACAATACCAGTAATTACCTGGCTAATGGACCTTGGCGAATTGGATTAATGCTAACCCAATACGCCGCTGCAGCATTAACTGCTAGGCTTAGGGAATTGGCTTCACCATCCATTATTCACAATATACCAACCAGTGGTCTTCAGGAGGACGTTAACTCAATGAGCGTTAATTCAGCTATTAAGCTCCATGAAGTTAACTCATTAATGAAATGGTTAATATCATTATTAGCATACGTCAGCTACTCAGTGATTAATGCAAATAATGGTTGCGTGAACTGCGGTAAGGTATCAATGCATGTTTACGATATAATCAATAGGTATGTTACCGGTTCCCAATCCCATCATGAAGCTGTGGCTAAATTAACCAATTCCATTAATGAGTTGGCAAGTCTAATAAACCTTAAAATTGATCACTTGGCTTGA
- the hutI gene encoding imidazolonepropionase, whose product MNKVSLLIGPVNQLVTAKSIPWRHGDSVIIIEEAGVAVNGHEVIDVGPWREISRRYEGKCRVSAEDSLVTAGLIDPHTHLLFAGSREDELELKLQGTPYEEILKRGGGIYRTVNETVNASDEELRGILLSRLLEVAKYGTTTIEVKSGYGISPKEEIRLLRIINDAAGEALIDVIPTYLIHVPPRNMNRVEYINAVTASLDQAKELAKFIDVFCDDGAFTVNETRAILNEASLRGFKLRLHADEIAYIGCSDLVNEFNLTSLDHLLNMPEQNAKAMALRGSTATLLPATVLSLMSSKRPPVKALKDSGVPIALGSDFSPNTWVLNMQYVMELATYLLGMTPLEVLMASTVNAAYSLGFRDRGILQPGYLANMVIWSIPNYKWLSYELGRNKALMTISRGIILESKPTNPNVTKECS is encoded by the coding sequence ATGAATAAGGTTTCGCTCTTAATAGGCCCAGTTAATCAACTGGTTACGGCTAAATCAATACCCTGGAGGCATGGTGACTCAGTCATTATAATTGAGGAGGCTGGCGTTGCCGTTAATGGCCATGAGGTAATTGATGTTGGCCCATGGAGAGAGATAAGTAGGAGATATGAGGGTAAATGCAGGGTATCAGCAGAGGATTCACTGGTTACTGCCGGTCTCATAGATCCCCATACGCACCTACTTTTCGCAGGCTCCAGGGAGGATGAACTAGAGCTTAAACTTCAAGGCACGCCTTATGAGGAGATACTTAAGAGGGGTGGCGGTATATACAGGACTGTTAATGAGACGGTTAATGCAAGTGATGAGGAGTTAAGGGGAATCCTATTAAGTAGATTACTAGAGGTAGCTAAGTATGGTACAACGACGATAGAGGTTAAGAGTGGTTACGGCATTAGCCCTAAGGAGGAGATTAGGCTTCTAAGAATAATTAATGACGCTGCCGGTGAAGCATTAATTGATGTTATACCAACATACCTAATTCATGTGCCGCCTAGGAACATGAATAGGGTAGAGTATATAAATGCCGTGACCGCATCATTGGATCAAGCCAAGGAATTAGCTAAGTTCATCGACGTCTTCTGCGATGACGGTGCATTCACTGTTAATGAAACTAGGGCAATACTTAATGAGGCTTCATTAAGAGGCTTTAAACTTAGGCTTCATGCTGATGAAATCGCCTACATTGGGTGCAGTGATTTAGTTAATGAATTTAACTTAACGTCGCTTGATCATTTATTAAATATGCCTGAGCAGAATGCTAAAGCCATGGCTTTAAGAGGCTCAACAGCCACATTACTGCCTGCAACAGTACTATCATTAATGAGTAGTAAGAGACCACCAGTGAAGGCGCTTAAGGATTCTGGAGTACCTATAGCCTTAGGCTCAGACTTCAGTCCAAATACCTGGGTATTAAACATGCAGTACGTAATGGAGTTAGCCACATATTTACTCGGTATGACTCCCCTGGAGGTTTTAATGGCTTCAACAGTAAATGCAGCATACAGTCTAGGCTTCAGGGATAGGGGTATTCTACAGCCGGGTTACCTAGCTAACATGGTTATTTGGAGTATACCTAATTACAAGTGGCTGAGCTACGAGTTAGGTAGGAATAAGGCATTAATGACTATAAGCAGGGGCATTATCCTTGAATCAAAGCCCACCAACCCCAATGTAACCAAGGAATGTTCATAA
- a CDS encoding purine-nucleoside phosphorylase yields MPIHLKVSKGDVSERVIVVGDPARARQLAGMLKDSRIINENRGFLAYTGSYNGVEITIATHGIGAPSAAIVIEELVSMGARVIVRLGTAAALRNDIEPGTVLIPSGAGYNAGGIYAQYLGSGVIYPAVPNHEVLLKLISSFTNSGLNFIIGAIYSSDAFYAEEDLPRMLGSRGVIGVEMECAILFLLGLIRGIKTGAALVVTNKLTEGRFGRFLEGRELELIINKVGAVVLNALSEVT; encoded by the coding sequence ATGCCAATACACTTAAAGGTTAGTAAAGGTGATGTTTCTGAAAGGGTTATAGTGGTTGGTGACCCAGCTAGGGCAAGGCAATTAGCAGGTATGCTTAAGGATTCCAGGATAATTAATGAGAATAGGGGTTTCCTAGCCTACACAGGTTCATACAATGGTGTTGAAATCACTATTGCAACCCACGGTATAGGAGCACCCTCAGCGGCAATAGTGATTGAGGAGTTAGTGAGCATGGGGGCTCGGGTTATAGTGAGGCTTGGCACCGCTGCAGCCCTGCGTAATGACATTGAACCCGGCACAGTGTTAATACCAAGTGGCGCAGGTTATAATGCTGGTGGAATATACGCACAGTACCTGGGGAGTGGTGTAATTTACCCAGCGGTGCCTAATCATGAGGTTCTACTTAAGTTAATAAGCAGTTTCACGAATTCAGGATTAAACTTCATAATTGGTGCAATCTACAGTAGTGACGCCTTTTACGCCGAGGAGGATTTACCTAGGATGCTTGGCTCAAGGGGTGTAATTGGGGTTGAGATGGAGTGCGCCATATTATTTCTACTGGGTTTAATAAGGGGGATTAAGACTGGAGCCGCCTTAGTGGTTACAAATAAGTTAACCGAGGGTAGGTTCGGTAGGTTCCTGGAGGGTAGGGAGCTTGAATTAATCATTAATAAGGTTGGGGCAGTGGTTTTGAATGCGTTAAGTGAAGTCACTTAA
- a CDS encoding sugar phosphate transferase — protein sequence MRLALTLPCGSPMEPISYTTPIPYIIIGGLRIIEHWLIRLINEASVVLNVEQTHVHRNRLLISELGIPLNIEYSSNADAYVNPCIIPYTSNVKAVVKHISNNESVTCGGYDLIKIKDGGRIINDCSIEFIKGPWDIIKHNNTLLKETIEVLAGIIGLRGSVMLYGSEASGDVKFNTSEGPVLVVKSSINVPAYIKGPALIGVGTVLSPFTYIREGTVAYMEDRLSGEIKNSLIDCCTFKEHYGYLGDSYVGKWVNFGAGTTVSNLKNTLGTVRFRGIDTGMVKLGPIIGDWVKTGINTSIMTGKAIGPGSHVYGLVTVDTPPFTIYTGELIAFNREKVHEVILKTTRSNEEAEYALRIYDSTLSLRSGIKMSGYKLP from the coding sequence ATGCGGTTGGCGTTAACGCTACCATGTGGTTCACCAATGGAGCCTATATCATACACTACACCAATCCCCTACATAATCATTGGTGGGTTACGGATTATTGAACACTGGTTAATTAGACTGATTAATGAAGCTTCAGTGGTGCTTAATGTTGAGCAGACTCACGTCCACAGGAATAGGCTACTGATTAGTGAACTAGGGATTCCACTTAACATTGAATACTCCAGTAATGCCGACGCCTACGTTAACCCATGCATAATCCCATACACCAGTAACGTTAAGGCCGTGGTTAAGCATATTAGTAATAATGAGTCGGTTACATGCGGTGGCTACGATTTAATTAAGATTAAGGATGGTGGAAGAATCATTAATGACTGCAGCATCGAGTTCATTAAAGGGCCATGGGATATAATTAAGCATAATAATACCCTACTTAAGGAGACAATTGAGGTATTAGCTGGAATCATTGGCTTAAGAGGAAGCGTAATGTTATATGGGTCTGAGGCTTCAGGGGATGTTAAGTTCAACACCAGTGAGGGCCCGGTGCTAGTGGTTAAGAGTAGTATTAATGTGCCGGCTTACATTAAGGGCCCAGCATTAATAGGGGTGGGTACGGTCCTATCCCCCTTCACATACATTAGGGAGGGTACTGTAGCCTATATGGAGGATAGGTTATCGGGGGAGATTAAAAACTCGTTAATAGACTGCTGCACCTTCAAGGAGCATTACGGTTACTTAGGCGACTCCTACGTGGGTAAGTGGGTTAACTTCGGCGCCGGTACAACGGTCTCAAATCTAAAGAACACGTTAGGTACGGTTAGATTCAGGGGTATTGATACAGGCATGGTTAAATTAGGCCCAATCATAGGTGACTGGGTTAAGACAGGTATTAATACAAGCATAATGACTGGTAAGGCCATTGGCCCAGGCTCCCACGTTTATGGGTTAGTAACAGTGGATACACCACCATTCACCATATACACTGGTGAATTAATAGCCTTCAATAGGGAGAAGGTTCATGAGGTTATTCTCAAAACAACCCGCAGTAATGAGGAGGCTGAGTACGCATTAAGGATCTACGACTCAACATTAAGCCTAAGAAGCGGCATTAAGATGAGTGGATACAAGTTACCATGA
- a CDS encoding PaREP1 family protein codes for MALPERLINEALRRGIDLVDLLSKALNLNPNERSKAHLELAIKFLNEGKDLIDKDPIQASEKLYKAAEEAIKAIAVALNLDEAKNAEMQGRWTTVLLFDAVDSISGKLGKEEVRLWWKTAWFLHVEGFHEARLKPRHIKEDVEYIRRIIDLAKDVVKT; via the coding sequence GTGGCTTTACCTGAAAGACTCATTAATGAAGCATTAAGGAGGGGTATTGATTTAGTTGACTTATTATCAAAAGCCTTAAACCTCAACCCCAATGAACGCTCCAAGGCTCACCTAGAGTTAGCCATTAAATTCCTTAATGAGGGCAAGGACCTCATTGATAAGGATCCTATTCAAGCCAGTGAAAAACTCTATAAGGCTGCTGAGGAGGCTATTAAGGCAATTGCAGTAGCGTTAAACCTAGATGAGGCTAAGAATGCTGAGATGCAGGGTAGATGGACTACGGTACTTTTATTTGATGCTGTTGACTCAATAAGCGGTAAGCTGGGTAAGGAGGAGGTTAGGTTATGGTGGAAGACCGCGTGGTTTCTGCATGTTGAGGGTTTCCATGAGGCTAGACTGAAACCAAGACACATTAAGGAGGATGTGGAGTACATTAGGCGTATTATTGATTTAGCCAAGGATGTTGTGAAAACGTAA
- a CDS encoding proteasome assembly chaperone family protein, whose protein sequence is MDSLRLEVKIRSVPKDPRNMVILACPEPSLASVVATEYLIDTLKMVEIGAIRIRGIEPAVTVIDGVAKLPYRLFYSQENGLIVVRQHIPIPIPIYREFIDKVISWAEENGVSKAVCLSTMPSLGPSESDNVYFVTDELTVSNLTNAGFIPLKETVVVGVEAEFLDAVLSRGTMSGILLLAESRLLTSINNLVRSGRLASYRDITYILNQTIGKFGPDVTAAVKLVKAISKLVNTEIKTDKLEEHASKYSFLVEKSIEEWARSLTAEEGKGTAPLVL, encoded by the coding sequence ATGGATAGCTTAAGACTTGAGGTTAAGATAAGGTCTGTTCCCAAGGATCCTAGGAACATGGTTATTTTAGCCTGCCCAGAGCCTAGTTTAGCCTCAGTGGTTGCCACCGAGTACCTTATAGATACTTTAAAGATGGTTGAGATTGGGGCTATTAGGATTAGGGGAATTGAACCAGCGGTCACGGTGATAGATGGTGTGGCCAAGTTACCGTACAGGTTATTCTACTCCCAGGAGAATGGACTCATAGTGGTTAGGCAACACATACCAATCCCAATACCAATATATAGGGAATTCATAGATAAGGTAATATCATGGGCTGAGGAGAATGGGGTAAGCAAGGCCGTTTGCCTATCCACAATGCCCTCACTAGGCCCCAGTGAAAGTGATAACGTGTACTTCGTTACCGATGAGTTAACGGTAAGTAACTTAACCAACGCAGGCTTCATTCCACTTAAGGAGACTGTAGTGGTTGGTGTTGAGGCGGAGTTCCTTGATGCAGTATTATCTAGGGGAACCATGAGTGGTATACTGCTTCTAGCTGAGTCAAGATTATTAACCTCAATAAACAATTTAGTTAGGAGCGGTAGATTAGCCTCATATAGGGATATTACCTACATACTTAATCAAACAATAGGTAAGTTCGGACCTGACGTAACAGCAGCCGTGAAGCTGGTTAAGGCTATTTCAAAGCTAGTAAACACTGAGATTAAGACTGATAAGCTTGAGGAGCATGCATCCAAGTACTCATTCCTAGTGGAGAAGAGTATTGAGGAGTGGGCAAGGAGCTTAACCGCGGAGGAGGGTAAAGGCACCGCACCCTTAGTACTGTGA
- a CDS encoding metallophosphoesterase family protein, translating to MDKRGISAVINGDKWLILADTHVGMEFELQGKGVRVPIQTGRIVSNIVSWAEEEGASRVVILGDVKHELPYPIESINEVKLFIENLSKSFEEVVLVAGNHDGGLEQVVNSIGLSNVKFHDSRGFMVNLNGKNALLLHGNSKPSIEDFEKADVLVMGHTHPAVVIQDEHGFVTKRPAILKIKVDKGELGKRLYGRELEGGELSIIVLPAANHLTIGVDVASTLTTVFEAPRTILRYVEPWSIQDRIEVYLTDLTFLGTLDVIKKGGFERVDFDSM from the coding sequence GTGGATAAGAGGGGGATTAGCGCTGTTATTAATGGTGATAAGTGGCTGATACTTGCAGATACTCACGTTGGTATGGAGTTTGAACTCCAGGGAAAGGGGGTTAGGGTACCTATTCAGACGGGTAGGATAGTGAGTAATATTGTTTCCTGGGCTGAGGAGGAGGGGGCTAGTAGGGTTGTGATTCTTGGTGATGTTAAGCATGAGTTACCTTACCCTATTGAATCAATTAATGAGGTTAAGTTATTCATAGAGAACCTGTCGAAGAGCTTCGAGGAGGTTGTATTAGTGGCTGGTAATCATGATGGTGGATTGGAGCAGGTGGTTAATAGTATTGGGTTAAGTAACGTTAAGTTCCATGACTCAAGGGGCTTCATGGTTAATTTAAACGGTAAGAACGCCCTACTACTGCACGGTAACTCAAAGCCTAGTATTGAGGATTTTGAGAAGGCTGATGTCCTAGTGATGGGTCACACCCACCCAGCCGTGGTTATTCAGGATGAGCATGGCTTCGTAACTAAGAGGCCTGCAATACTGAAGATTAAGGTTGATAAGGGTGAGCTTGGTAAGAGGTTGTACGGCAGGGAGCTTGAGGGCGGGGAGTTGAGCATTATTGTTTTACCTGCTGCTAATCATCTAACCATTGGTGTTGATGTGGCGTCAACCTTAACAACGGTTTTCGAGGCCCCTAGGACTATACTTAGGTATGTTGAGCCGTGGAGTATACAGGATAGGATTGAGGTGTATTTAACGGATTTAACATTCCTAGGTACCCTGGATGTTATTAAGAAGGGTGGCTTTGAGAGAGTTGACTTTGACTCAATGTGA
- a CDS encoding DNA topoisomerase IV subunit A, with amino-acid sequence MVKDRGEALKVLEDWGRSIVDYINKGEEPVMRIPARTLTNIIWDEKRKILVLGPKAIERRFLDLNEAKRFMQTTLMLKLIIQSIKENVYPTIRDLYYNGKHTMELNEPKLSKSFRENTWDEQSESNAVIEDIEVATGVLREEMGVSADVKGKVVGPIVVRSKGFEIDATKMGDTALSLPPNPDELDIVRMDAKYVLVVEKDAIFQRLNREGYWNSEKCLLVTAKGMPDRATRRFVRRLSEDYGLPVYVFTDGDPYGWYIYSVYRSGSIKLSYENERLATPDAKFIGVTASDISKYKISDNYVIKATDRDIKRAQELKKYPWFQSHEWKRELDLFLRTRKKVEIEALSTHGLKFLHEYLLDKIHNNKWIE; translated from the coding sequence ATGGTTAAGGATAGGGGTGAAGCACTCAAGGTTCTTGAGGATTGGGGTAGGTCTATTGTTGACTACATTAATAAGGGTGAGGAGCCGGTGATGCGTATACCTGCTAGGACTTTAACTAATATTATATGGGATGAGAAGAGGAAGATACTGGTACTGGGGCCTAAGGCTATTGAGAGGAGGTTCCTGGATTTAAATGAGGCTAAGCGCTTTATGCAGACTACACTGATGCTTAAGCTCATTATTCAATCAATTAAGGAGAACGTTTACCCAACCATAAGGGACCTTTACTATAATGGTAAACACACCATGGAGCTTAATGAACCTAAGTTGAGTAAGTCATTTAGGGAGAATACGTGGGATGAGCAGTCTGAGTCCAATGCAGTAATAGAGGATATTGAGGTTGCCACAGGTGTGCTTAGGGAGGAGATGGGTGTGTCCGCTGATGTTAAGGGTAAGGTTGTTGGACCCATTGTGGTTAGGTCAAAGGGTTTCGAAATAGATGCGACAAAAATGGGTGATACAGCCTTAAGCCTACCTCCGAATCCAGATGAATTAGATATCGTTAGAATGGATGCTAAGTATGTTTTAGTGGTTGAGAAGGATGCAATATTCCAAAGGCTTAATAGGGAGGGTTACTGGAATAGTGAAAAATGCCTACTGGTTACCGCTAAGGGTATGCCCGATAGGGCTACTAGGAGGTTCGTTAGGAGGCTTAGTGAGGATTACGGTTTACCGGTTTACGTCTTCACTGATGGGGACCCATACGGATGGTACATTTACAGTGTATACAGGAGTGGTTCAATAAAGTTGAGTTACGAGAATGAGAGGTTAGCCACCCCTGATGCTAAATTCATTGGGGTGACTGCAAGCGATATAAGTAAGTATAAGATCAGTGATAATTACGTAATAAAGGCCACTGATAGGGATATTAAAAGGGCTCAGGAACTTAAGAAGTACCCATGGTTCCAGAGTCATGAATGGAAGAGGGAACTGGACCTATTCCTGAGAACTAGGAAGAAGGTTGAGATTGAGGCGTTGTCGACGCATGGATTAAAGTTCCTACACGAGTACCTGCTGGATAAGATTCATAATAATAAGTGGATTGAGTAA
- a CDS encoding HIT family protein has translation MALYTPWRMDYITGAIDNKESGCFMCRAVNSNDELVVYRGNYCIVIMNKYPYNRGHLLIAPKRHVPGIVDLTDEELMECAMLIKASTCALSELLKPVDFNIGVNVGRIAGAGYEEHVHFHIVPRWNGDVNSIPVKYTLDAVINDIKELIPELSKLMRRCMSNDGGGPEVHTNKG, from the coding sequence ATGGCATTATACACGCCGTGGAGAATGGATTACATAACCGGGGCTATTGATAATAAGGAGTCGGGATGCTTCATGTGCAGGGCCGTTAACAGTAATGATGAATTAGTAGTCTATAGGGGTAATTACTGCATAGTGATAATGAATAAGTACCCTTATAATAGGGGTCACTTACTCATAGCCCCTAAGAGGCATGTACCGGGTATAGTGGATTTAACCGATGAGGAGTTGATGGAGTGCGCAATGTTGATTAAGGCATCCACCTGCGCGTTAAGTGAATTACTTAAGCCAGTGGACTTCAATATTGGTGTTAACGTGGGTAGGATTGCCGGTGCCGGTTACGAGGAGCATGTTCACTTCCACATAGTACCTAGGTGGAATGGTGACGTAAACAGTATCCCAGTTAAATACACCCTTGATGCGGTTATTAATGACATTAAGGAATTAATACCAGAGTTGAGCAAACTAATGAGGAGGTGCATGAGTAATGATGGTGGTGGCCCAGAGGTTCATACCAATAAGGGTTAA
- a CDS encoding HEPN domain-containing protein has product MTSYPSLGKSDKLIKEAQLDLEVGNLNKCASASYFSVTRAVEKLLERARMNVPRRDDELANVLKHMGYTEEAVLMLYLYEMRKRADYTDYEITIKEARKALEIAIRLRNLIIQIMTQ; this is encoded by the coding sequence ATGACATCATATCCAAGTTTAGGGAAATCGGACAAGTTAATTAAGGAGGCGCAGTTGGATTTAGAGGTAGGAAATCTCAACAAATGTGCGTCTGCGAGTTACTTTTCAGTGACAAGAGCTGTGGAGAAGCTACTGGAGAGGGCACGTATGAACGTACCCAGGAGGGATGATGAGTTGGCTAATGTACTTAAGCACATGGGTTACACTGAAGAGGCTGTGTTAATGCTTTACTTATATGAGATGAGGAAGAGAGCTGATTATACTGATTACGAAATAACAATTAAGGAAGCACGTAAAGCCTTGGAGATAGCTATAAGATTAAGGAACCTAATTATACAAATCATGACGCAGTAA